In the genome of Leishmania infantum JPCM5 genome chromosome 27, one region contains:
- a CDS encoding tubulin-tyrosine ligase-like protein, with translation MRPFTSTAVTPTAAAAAPASSMSSPAPLRKAQESATGSAGSYFLGSSTFSVYEEMARQLREEGWRRKTETAIATADFILGDRFHIPYTLLRVERMALSSWFGGTRWVNYFEGSHRLTLKAAMVQLMKEVDTHWAKWLPESYAIGGDQLKKADERRALLDALAAAGDDDAVWIVKPSSGAKGRHILLLRASAVPEWLERLPECSRSMYVVQRYVDRPLLLSNGRKFDIRVWALLVSPYSIYAYTQVSCRTASEPYDLSDITNTHAHLTNHCLQKDAAHFGEYEEENEMWLPQLQSYLTSIGKPADLLETRVLPAIKELLVRTLLAMMPEIAVPATEAYKCFQLFGYDMILTEEAEVRLLEINGSPGIAERFLTPLVRSMRELLGAGPKDGTGSKTAACNSDDTSHEGFSENGSSSSSGCASPASTSNSCPGRRRTSRAFSAATPATGVTRNWRLEDEGFVLLWRRGDAVPPGLVGVC, from the coding sequence ATGCGGCCCTTCACCAGCACGGCCGTGACTCccactgcagcggctgccgcacccgCCTCCTCAATGTCCTCCCCTGCGCCCTTGAGgaaggcgcaggagagcGCGACGGGATCCGCCGGGTCATATTTTTTAGGTTCCTCAACCTTTTCCGTCTACGAGGAGATggcgcgccagctgcgcgaggagggaTGGCGGCGCAAGACGGAGACAGCGATCGCCACGGCGGACTTCATCCTGGGCGATCGCTTCCACATTCCTTACACCCTTCTGCGGGTCGAGCGGATGGCGCTGTCATCGTGGTTTGGCGGGACACGGTGGGTGAACTACTTCGAGGGCTCACATCGGCTGACGCTCAAGGCGGCGATGGTACAGCTGATGAAGGAGGTCGACACGCACTGGGCCAAGTGGTTGCCAGAGTCGTATGCGATTGGCGGGGACCAGCTAAAGAAGGCGGAtgagcggcgcgcgctgctggatgcgctcgcggcggcaggcgacGATGATGCCGTGTGGATCGTGAAGCCCAGCAGCGGGGCGAAGGGCCGGCACATTCTGCTGCTCCGCGCCTCCGCTGTACCGGAGTggctggagcggctgcctGAGTGTAGCAGATCCATGTACGTGGTACAGCGCTACGTCGATCGCCCGCTGTTGCTCAGTAACGGCCGCAAGTTCGACATTCGCGTGTGGGCACTGCTGGTGAGTCCCTACAGCATCTACGCCTACACACAAgtcagctgccgcaccgcgaGTGAGCCGTACGACTTGTCAGATATCACcaacacccacgcacacctcACGAACCACTGCCTGCAGAAGGATGCAGCGCATTTTGGCGAGTACGAAGAGGAAAACGAGATGTGGCTGCCGCAACTGCAGTCCTACCTCACCTCCATCGGCAAGCCGGCAGATCTTCTAGAGACCCGCGTGCTTCCCGCCATCAAGGAGCTCCTCGTGCGCACGCTCCTCGCAATGATGCCGGAGATAGCCGTTCCCGCGACGGAGGCGTACAAGTGCTTCCAGCTTTTCGGCTACGACATGATCctcacggaggaggcggaggtgcggCTGCTAGAGATCAACGGCTCTCCTGGCATTGCGGAGCGCTTCCTTACCCCACTGGTGCGGAGCATGCGGGAGCTTCTCGGGGCAGGGCCAAAGGACGGCACAGGGTCGAAAACAGCCGCCTGCAACTCCGACGACACGTCTCATGAGGGGTTTAGCGAGAAcggtagcagcagcagcagtggctgcGCCAGCCCGGCAAGTACATCCAACAGCTGCCCAGGGAGACGACGCACTTCGCGTGCTTtctcagcagcgacgccggccACAGGGGTTACGCGGAATTGGCGgctggaggacgagggcTTCGTGCTGCTATGGCGtcgcggcgatgcggtgcCACCTGGTTTGGTGGGTGTGTGCTAG